The Azotosporobacter soli genomic interval AGTCTTAGGAATAAAAAGTAAAACACAGATTAAAAGATGGATGAGTTGGTATCGAAATGGTGAAACCCATCGCTTTCAGCAGCCTGTCGGAAAACAGTATACTTATAAAAAAGGGATAGAGGAATTATCAGAGATTGAGTGTCTAAGGCTTAGAATTAAGCAGCTTGAAATGCACAACGAAATACTGGGAAAGTTAAATGGGATCTTAGGAAAACAACAAAGAAGCAACTCGTAGAA includes:
- a CDS encoding transposase; the protein is VLGIKSKTQIKRWMSWYRNGETHRFQQPVGKQYTYKKGIEELSEIECLRLRIKQLEMHNEILGKLNGILGKQQRSNS